The genomic interval TTCTTGCCCCACATCAATAAAAAGATGTCCTGGTTCAATCTCTTCAATAGTTTTAGGTTTAATTGTATATACCGAAAGATTAGGTGTCTTCTGTGGGTATAATATATGATCATCATAAATGTTTACAAAAGCATTGTCCCAATCATTATCATCATAGTCTATATTCTTCCAAAGAGCAGGTAATAAACGTGCATCAATATTCTCCATAAATTGGGTTCTATAACCAATAATATTATGATAACCCCATGCTTTACATATGTTAATCTTCCAACTACTATCTGTTTCTAGAATAATTTTATCATCCAATACGATATTAGCTATTAGTCCCTGTCTATAATCCCCACTATTCCATACCCGATTAAAAAGACCTTGATAATAAACATGCACAGCTATTACATTTTCTCCATCTACAAGATAATCGCCTATTGGTATTGTATTGTAGTTATAATGGAAATGATATGCTGGTGCTGGTCCTTGGGTTACAAAAAAACCATTAATATATAACTTATAGTAATCATCAGCTGTGATATTTATTACTGTATTTTTTACATTAGTTTCATTAATAATAAATTTCTTTCTTACTAACATGTGATGATTTAAAAAATTTTCATCACCAGTTGGGATATTCTTATTTTTCATTTCATAATTTCTATCAGGATAGTCTATTGGTTTAATACCGAAGAAATTTTTATCCATTATCCACTTTGCATTTTTTAAGTTATTCATGAATTTTCTCCTAAATTTATTATAATTTCTCATAACTACTATTATTTAGGACTCTACTATCTTTACACCCATTAAGTCCTTTTTTACTCTAAAACTACATCTCCCAAAAGTCCTGTTGGTTCTTGCATTGCATATATTGAGAACCTATCATGTATTTGCTTTGCAAGTGTATTTGTTACTTCAACACAAAGTATATTTTTCCCTTTCTTCAAAGCACCTTTAAGCTGGAATTGATATGGTGGGCAGATACTAATCCCAAGGTCAATATCATTTAACCAAACCTGTGCTGTTTCATACACCTCACCCAAATCAATAAAATGTACTTTTTGTTCTTGTTTATAATCAAACTCAATTATATATCTAACTGTACCAACAAAATGTGGTAATAAATCGGGAGCACTTAAGCTTGTTAATTTTGATATTTCTTTAAAATAGGTAAACTTAGGATATCTATCTACACTAGATAGTGATACCTTCCAATTCCCACTGATTATTCGCTTACAATCACCGGGCTCATGACGTACTAAAAGGCTCTCTGTATTTTCTTTGCTATTAATGAAAATAGCGGATTCATAAGGCTTAAGTTCCACCTGCAAGATATGCCCATTTTCCTCATAATAGTTTTGATATTCCAATGGTCTATATCTATAATTATACATGTAAACATCCATTCCAATATCCACTTGTGTTTTAACTGTTTCATGAATACTTTCATTAAAAAACATATAGATGTTTTTATTATTCTTTTTATAATGATAGCTACGTAAAAACTTATATGGTTTTTGTAACTTTAAATCATAATAATCATTATTATACATAAAGTCTACTAACTGTTCTAATGGTATCACTATAATATTATCGTACTGCTCGAACATATTTGCATTAATCTTTTCACCTTGACAAGTTTCTTCTGGAAAATCTGAGATAAATATAATTGGAAGTCCTTTACAAGCTAACTGACAAATACTTGTAACCATCTGTTCGGGCATAAACTTAGCATATGGAATAATAAGACATTTATAAGCTTCTTTATTTATTATTAGTTCATTAGCTTGGACTTTAAACTCTCCTTTTTCAAACAAATCAATTGGAACAATATCTGCATCAATCTGATTTTCCATTAAAGCTCTTAAAGGATCTGTAAACTTCATTGCATCTCCACTCCAGCTGGATTCTGCATGATAAATAATGGCAGCAGAAGCAATATGTGTCCCATCACTTAATAGTTCTGAAACCTGATTCATGTATGTCATTAAGATATGAAAGTAACGATATTGTGGATTTTTACCTTCTGCATAAAAATGAGGCGGACAATCTCTATCTGGAAATCCTTTTGCTGTAAATGCATGAGGAACAAAATAATTAATTCCCCTAACAAGCATATGATCTGTAATCCACTTCATGAGCTTTATACCCTCACTCCAACCATATGCACCATAGACTTCACACATTGCACGTCCTTTTTTCTTTTCATCAATATGCGCAAGAGAAGCACCTAGTTTACCTAGTGCGTAATGATAAAATGTTCCATCTTTCTCTCCTGAAAGATTTCCTTTAAATCCGATATAGTAATTAAACTCTTGATATCCTGGTATAATTTGTTGTAAAACAACATCAATACCTGACATATCCTGTCCCCATAATGCTCGAAAAAAATGTCCTGTCCCACGACCAAGCTGTGTATGTATATCGTT from Vallitalea longa carries:
- a CDS encoding glycosylhydrolase-like jelly roll fold domain-containing protein, whose protein sequence is MNDINNISKNHIFPFLWVHGEDEPTLRNRMEKIIESGIKGVCVESRIHPDFMAEKWWKDMDIIMEIARENSIKVWVLDDIRFPTGRLAGKLLSDFPQHRKWFIRKEIISAVGEQKGASFLVGDLLKDDEDEIVAVVAAKRENKAFEVSDCIEVTSNIVDGILYWDVPQGYWYVFVFVMTRENGEEQTHMNMISKEATRALIDIVYEPHYKHYKEDFGTTFAGFFSDEPQFRNVLDGDGSIGRFDVALPWDVGLLDELSTEAGESFAVLLPGLWVDAGNNTAKARYHYMNHVSSLYGNNFAMQIGQWCRERGIDYVGHVIEDNDIHTQLGRGTGHFFRALWGQDMSGIDVVLQQIIPGYQEFNYYIGFKGNLSGEKDGTFYHYALGKLGASLAHIDEKKKGRAMCEVYGAYGWSEGIKLMKWITDHMLVRGINYFVPHAFTAKGFPDRDCPPHFYAEGKNPQYRYFHILMTYMNQVSELLSDGTHIASAAIIYHAESSWSGDAMKFTDPLRALMENQIDADIVPIDLFEKGEFKVQANELIINKEAYKCLIIPYAKFMPEQMVTSICQLACKGLPIIFISDFPEETCQGEKINANMFEQYDNIIVIPLEQLVDFMYNNDYYDLKLQKPYKFLRSYHYKKNNKNIYMFFNESIHETVKTQVDIGMDVYMYNYRYRPLEYQNYYEENGHILQVELKPYESAIFINSKENTESLLVRHEPGDCKRIISGNWKVSLSSVDRYPKFTYFKEISKLTSLSAPDLLPHFVGTVRYIIEFDYKQEQKVHFIDLGEVYETAQVWLNDIDLGISICPPYQFQLKGALKKGKNILCVEVTNTLAKQIHDRFSIYAMQEPTGLLGDVVLE